A genome region from Christensenella minuta includes the following:
- a CDS encoding PadR family transcriptional regulator: MPVDRSLLTGSTTMLVLKLLENKDMYGYEMIEQLGKRSQNIFSLKAGTLYPLLHGLEKKGMVQSYDHEAWGRTRKYYKLTNDGRRLLVEKRKEWDTFSSAVASVLKGGALCEQV; this comes from the coding sequence ATGCCCGTTGACAGAAGCCTGCTGACCGGAAGCACTACGATGCTTGTTTTGAAGCTATTGGAAAATAAAGATATGTACGGATATGAAATGATCGAACAGCTTGGGAAGCGTTCCCAAAATATATTCTCCCTCAAGGCGGGGACTCTCTATCCCCTGCTGCACGGCCTTGAGAAAAAGGGTATGGTTCAGTCCTATGACCACGAAGCGTGGGGGCGGACACGTAAATATTACAAACTCACAAATGACGGACGCAGGCTGCTCGTGGAAAAGCGAAAAGAGTGGGATACCTTTTCCTCCGCGGTGGCAAGCGTACTGAAAGGCGGTGCTTTGTGTGAACAAGTATGA
- a CDS encoding DUF4867 family protein, with amino-acid sequence MEIQAVTSPAFRKYGRIVKGIDFDELLKAMESTPTPDGVVYEPSIPQLEATRVFSRLRDSVYGGLPVQVGYCNGDNHTLNALEYHRSSEINIACTDMVLLIGMQQDIDPDTYEYDTSKMEAFLVPAGTAVEIYATTLHYAPISSGGKFRVAIVLPKETNEPLPFTPGREGEEALLFARNKWLIAHPESGLEKDGAFIGLTGENITL; translated from the coding sequence ATGGAAATTCAAGCGGTCACCTCGCCGGCTTTCCGTAAATACGGAAGGATCGTCAAGGGGATTGATTTCGATGAACTTTTGAAGGCGATGGAAAGCACGCCGACGCCGGACGGGGTGGTTTACGAGCCAAGCATTCCGCAGCTCGAGGCGACCCGTGTATTCAGCAGGCTGCGCGATTCGGTATACGGCGGACTGCCGGTCCAGGTCGGCTATTGCAACGGGGACAACCATACGTTGAACGCGCTGGAATACCACCGTTCAAGCGAGATCAACATCGCATGCACGGATATGGTCCTGTTGATCGGTATGCAGCAGGATATCGACCCGGACACCTATGAGTATGATACGTCTAAGATGGAAGCGTTCCTTGTGCCTGCGGGGACGGCGGTGGAAATATACGCGACCACGCTGCATTATGCGCCGATCAGCTCCGGCGGAAAATTCCGCGTAGCGATTGTGCTGCCGAAGGAAACAAACGAACCGCTGCCGTTCACACCCGGCAGGGAAGGTGAGGAGGCGCTGCTCTTCGCACGGAATAAATGGCTAATTGCCCATCCGGAAAGCGGTCTTGAAAAGGACGGTGCATTCATCGGTCTTACGGGTGAAAATATTACATTATAA
- a CDS encoding L-fucose/L-arabinose isomerase family protein yields MGNNIPEVKLGVIAVSRDCFVISLSERRRAAVKDACGKKGIDLFEAKTTVENETDMQKAVEEVTAAGCNALLVFLGNFGPETPETLIAKYFDGPVMYAAAAEETGKDLINGRGDAYCGMLNCSYNLGLRNLKAYIPEYPVGTAEEIADMIADFVPVARVLIGLANLKIITFGPRPQDFFACNAPIKPLYDLGVEIQENSELDLLVAYRAHKDDPRIADVVADMANELGMEGNQYPDLLPRMAQFELTLLDWAEQNRGARKYVAFADKCWPAFPSEFGFEPCYVNSRLASRGIPVACEVDIYGALSEYIGACITGDAVTLLDINNSVPRDIYEEDIKGKYDYTLKDTFMGFHCGNTPFCKLAKGAAVKYQLIQNRLLENGGEPDFTRGTLEGDIAAGQITFFRLHGAADGTLHSYIAQGEVLPVATRSFGGIGIFAIPEMGRFYRHVLIEKNYPHHGAVAFGHVGKALFSIFNYLGVDDIAFNQPKGMLYPTENPFAE; encoded by the coding sequence ATGGGTAACAATATTCCTGAAGTAAAGCTTGGCGTGATCGCGGTAAGCCGCGATTGCTTTGTCATCTCGCTGTCCGAACGCCGCCGCGCGGCAGTAAAGGACGCTTGCGGAAAGAAGGGAATCGATCTTTTTGAAGCGAAAACCACGGTGGAAAACGAGACCGATATGCAAAAGGCGGTCGAAGAAGTAACGGCGGCCGGCTGCAACGCGCTCCTCGTATTCCTCGGCAACTTCGGCCCGGAAACGCCGGAGACGCTGATCGCGAAATATTTCGACGGCCCGGTGATGTATGCCGCGGCAGCCGAAGAGACAGGCAAAGACCTGATTAATGGACGCGGCGACGCATACTGCGGCATGCTCAACTGCTCATATAACCTCGGCCTGCGGAACCTCAAGGCGTATATCCCGGAATATCCGGTGGGTACCGCGGAGGAGATCGCGGACATGATCGCGGACTTCGTTCCCGTAGCGCGCGTGCTGATCGGTCTTGCGAACCTCAAAATCATCACCTTCGGTCCGCGCCCGCAGGATTTCTTTGCCTGCAACGCGCCGATCAAACCGCTGTATGACCTTGGCGTGGAGATACAGGAAAATTCCGAGCTGGACCTGCTGGTGGCATACCGCGCGCACAAGGACGATCCGCGCATCGCGGATGTCGTAGCGGATATGGCAAACGAGCTTGGCATGGAAGGAAACCAATATCCCGACCTGCTGCCCCGTATGGCGCAGTTTGAGCTTACGCTGCTCGACTGGGCGGAGCAGAACAGGGGCGCGCGCAAATATGTCGCGTTTGCGGACAAATGCTGGCCGGCATTCCCGTCGGAATTCGGCTTTGAACCCTGCTATGTGAACAGCCGCCTTGCTTCAAGGGGAATCCCGGTGGCGTGCGAAGTGGATATCTACGGCGCGCTTTCGGAATACATCGGCGCGTGTATCACGGGCGACGCGGTTACGCTGCTCGACATCAACAACTCTGTTCCGCGCGATATCTATGAAGAGGATATTAAGGGCAAATACGATTATACGCTGAAAGATACGTTCATGGGCTTCCATTGCGGGAATACGCCGTTCTGCAAGCTCGCAAAGGGCGCGGCGGTGAAATACCAGCTGATCCAGAACCGCCTGCTTGAAAACGGCGGCGAGCCGGATTTCACGCGCGGCACGCTCGAGGGCGATATCGCGGCGGGACAGATTACCTTCTTCCGCCTGCACGGTGCGGCAGACGGTACGCTCCACAGCTATATCGCGCAGGGCGAGGTCCTTCCGGTTGCGACGCGTTCGTTCGGCGGCATCGGTATCTTCGCCATTCCGGAAATGGGCCGCTTCTACCGCCATGTGCTGATCGAAAAGAACTATCCGCACCACGGCGCGGTCGCGTTCGGCCATGTCGGCAAAGCGCTTTTCAGTATTTTCAATTACCTTGGCGTGGACGACATTGCGTTCAACCAGCCGAAAGGGATGCTGTATCCGACGGAAAATCCGTTTGCCGAATAA
- a CDS encoding LacI family DNA-binding transcriptional regulator, with the protein MATIKQISELSGVSRGTVDRVLNGRGHVSPEKERLVRSIAEQVGYTPNRAGKALAARKKSYIIGVLLASEGNPFFGEVIRGVHEAERELHDYGVKVVLRTQKGYDVAAQLAAMDEMGEDTNALILNPINDPAVAEKINALSDRGVQMYTLNTDIEDCRRLCYIGSDYFEGGRIACGMLGLLTGGVANVGILTGSVHILGHKQRINGFLDVMYKKYPKFRFLSIMETEDDDMIGFESTRRMLTEYPEIDTIFLAAAGVYGVCRAVQSFLPERRLHIVSFDHIPQTEELMRAGLIQATICQQPFAQGYEAVKLAFNSLMNGMPPAEQQFIVKNDIRILENL; encoded by the coding sequence ATGGCTACAATTAAGCAAATTTCCGAACTGAGCGGCGTTTCCCGCGGCACGGTGGACCGCGTTCTCAACGGCCGCGGGCACGTTTCCCCGGAAAAAGAACGGCTGGTGCGCAGTATTGCCGAGCAGGTTGGCTATACGCCCAACCGCGCGGGCAAGGCGCTTGCCGCCCGTAAAAAATCATATATCATCGGCGTTCTTTTGGCGAGCGAGGGCAATCCTTTTTTCGGCGAGGTCATCCGCGGCGTACACGAAGCGGAACGCGAGCTTCACGACTATGGCGTTAAGGTGGTCCTGCGCACCCAGAAGGGTTATGACGTAGCAGCCCAGCTTGCGGCCATGGATGAAATGGGCGAGGACACGAACGCCCTGATTTTGAATCCTATCAACGACCCGGCGGTCGCGGAAAAAATCAACGCGCTTTCCGACCGCGGCGTGCAGATGTATACGCTCAACACGGATATCGAGGACTGCCGCCGCCTGTGCTATATAGGCAGCGACTATTTCGAAGGCGGACGCATCGCCTGCGGCATGCTTGGGCTTCTTACCGGCGGTGTGGCCAACGTGGGCATCCTCACGGGCTCGGTGCACATCCTTGGGCATAAACAGCGTATCAACGGCTTTTTAGACGTCATGTATAAAAAATATCCCAAGTTCCGCTTCCTGTCTATCATGGAGACGGAAGACGACGATATGATCGGTTTTGAAAGCACGCGCAGGATGCTCACGGAGTATCCCGAGATCGATACGATCTTCCTTGCCGCGGCAGGCGTATACGGCGTGTGCCGCGCTGTACAGTCCTTCCTGCCGGAACGCAGGCTGCACATCGTTTCGTTCGACCATATCCCGCAGACCGAGGAACTGATGCGTGCGGGGCTGATCCAGGCGACGATCTGCCAGCAGCCGTTTGCGCAGGGATATGAAGCGGTAAAGCTCGCATTCAATTCACTGATGAACGGTATGCCTCCTGCGGAGCAGCAGTTCATCGTTAAAAACGACATCCGTATTTTGGAAAACCTGTAA
- a CDS encoding LysR family transcriptional regulator, which yields MNLRQLSIFCAVCEEMSFTRAAKRLYMTQPAVSHVIAGLERETGCVLFDRISRGIHLTGAGRAFYEKAARIVELMGDLERSPGELDFASPLRIGSSITIANVFLPDILHAFSASFATPVSVGVDTARHNTERLLANEIDAALIEGAVTDSRLVARPFSSFTIAAVCAPSYPGPRSVSPTALMRETLLLREKGSSVRELFDSAMMLHGLVAKPAWTSVDSQALVAAAKSGLGVSILPEVLIERELAAGELKRVHIRGMQLKNINYTVYHKDKYLSPPLAGFLEIAGRSKGGARR from the coding sequence ATGAACCTGCGGCAGCTTTCTATTTTCTGCGCCGTGTGCGAGGAAATGAGTTTTACCCGGGCCGCGAAGCGGCTGTATATGACCCAGCCCGCGGTATCACATGTGATCGCCGGGCTTGAACGGGAAACCGGATGCGTGTTGTTTGACCGTATTTCCCGCGGCATCCATCTCACGGGTGCGGGCCGGGCGTTTTATGAAAAGGCCGCGCGCATCGTGGAGCTTATGGGCGACCTTGAGCGCAGCCCGGGAGAGCTCGATTTCGCGTCTCCGCTGCGCATCGGCTCGAGCATCACCATTGCCAACGTATTTTTGCCGGATATCCTGCATGCTTTTTCCGCATCCTTCGCCACGCCCGTCTCCGTCGGCGTGGATACCGCCCGCCATAATACGGAGAGGCTGCTCGCCAATGAGATCGATGCCGCGCTGATTGAAGGCGCGGTGACGGACAGCCGCCTCGTCGCGCGGCCGTTTTCCTCTTTCACCATTGCCGCCGTATGCGCGCCCTCCTATCCGGGGCCGCGTTCCGTTTCTCCCACTGCCCTCATGCGCGAAACTTTGCTGCTGCGGGAAAAGGGCAGCTCTGTGCGCGAGCTGTTCGACAGCGCGATGATGCTGCACGGCCTCGTTGCGAAACCCGCGTGGACGAGCGTGGATTCACAGGCGCTCGTTGCCGCGGCCAAAAGCGGCCTTGGCGTCAGTATCCTTCCCGAAGTGCTCATCGAAAGAGAGCTTGCGGCAGGCGAGCTTAAGCGCGTCCATATCCGCGGGATGCAGCTCAAAAATATAAATTACACCGTTTACCATAAAGATAAATACCTTTCACCGCCCCTCGCCGGATTCCTTGAGATCGCCGGAAGAAGCAAAGGCGGCGCCCGCAGGTAA
- a CDS encoding ATP-binding cassette domain-containing protein, whose amino-acid sequence MLAIDRLQVRYGKQTALLVERPLVIGAGDRIGVIGSNGAGKTTLLKAVLGLVPYHGRIRTRLRPEDISVHMQQNSYVGTVPVKHIMSAILNTDVKTDKKLRGLVDFFEFQGCMSKKYTALSGGQKQRLTIILVLYQDAPLTFFDEVTSGLDFETRQKLMEKMRAWYAGKENALVVVSHYYDELERLADKLLILNRGHVAAFGRTEELFRRYCGRAVVTIPANGKNRALAARLKTIAAPGHLLAFPCTDEAEESRLTSLFIRENIDYRRSGTDIEILCSNVLSGGGPL is encoded by the coding sequence ATGCTGGCCATCGACAGGTTGCAGGTGCGGTACGGAAAACAGACCGCCCTCCTTGTAGAGCGCCCGCTTGTGATCGGCGCGGGCGACCGGATCGGCGTCATCGGCTCGAACGGCGCGGGAAAAACTACGCTTTTAAAAGCGGTGCTCGGCCTCGTGCCATACCATGGCCGCATCCGCACGAGGCTGCGTCCGGAAGACATTTCCGTGCATATGCAGCAAAATAGTTATGTCGGCACGGTGCCTGTGAAACATATTATGTCGGCCATCCTCAATACCGATGTAAAAACAGATAAAAAATTACGCGGCCTGGTTGATTTTTTTGAATTCCAGGGCTGCATGAGCAAAAAATATACGGCGCTGTCCGGCGGGCAGAAGCAGCGCCTGACCATTATTTTAGTGCTGTATCAGGACGCGCCCCTGACTTTTTTTGATGAAGTGACCTCTGGCCTCGATTTTGAGACGCGGCAGAAGCTGATGGAAAAAATGCGCGCATGGTACGCCGGAAAGGAAAACGCCCTTGTGGTCGTTTCACATTATTACGACGAGCTGGAACGCCTTGCAGACAAGCTGCTGATTTTAAACCGCGGGCATGTGGCGGCGTTCGGCAGAACGGAGGAGCTGTTCCGCCGCTACTGCGGGCGGGCCGTCGTCACCATTCCCGCAAACGGGAAAAACCGCGCGCTGGCCGCACGCCTGAAAACGATCGCCGCGCCCGGACACCTGCTCGCTTTCCCCTGTACGGACGAAGCGGAGGAGTCACGGCTCACGTCGCTCTTCATCAGGGAAAATATCGACTACCGGCGAAGCGGCACGGATATCGAGATTCTCTGTAGCAACGTACTTTCAGGAGGTGGACCGTTATGA
- a CDS encoding chromate transporter, which produces MELLFNLFGNFLQVGLFSFGGGYATIPLIQEYIVETQHWLTYGELTDILTISQMTPGPIAVNTSTFVGTRIAGLPGAVVATVGCVISGVLMATILYYLFRRYSGIQGVTDVLAGLRATSVGLIAASACTILMIALTGASGFGEGTQVSLATAGIFAGMLVLLRKWKWSPMLVMLVSGGAGLLLFGAFGL; this is translated from the coding sequence ATGGAGCTGCTGTTTAACCTCTTTGGGAACTTCCTCCAGGTGGGGCTGTTCAGCTTCGGCGGGGGTTATGCTACGATTCCGCTGATTCAGGAATATATCGTGGAAACGCAACATTGGCTGACATATGGAGAGCTGACGGATATCCTGACCATTTCGCAGATGACGCCCGGCCCCATTGCGGTCAATACGTCTACCTTTGTGGGCACGCGCATCGCGGGCCTGCCCGGAGCGGTGGTGGCTACGGTTGGCTGCGTGATTTCGGGCGTTCTGATGGCAACGATCCTTTATTACCTGTTCCGCAGATACAGCGGCATTCAAGGCGTGACGGATGTGCTTGCCGGACTGCGCGCTACGTCGGTCGGGCTGATCGCCGCTTCCGCGTGCACCATCTTGATGATCGCGCTCACGGGAGCCTCCGGGTTTGGGGAAGGTACGCAGGTGAGCCTCGCCACGGCGGGAATCTTTGCGGGCATGCTGGTTTTGCTGCGCAAATGGAAATGGAGCCCGATGCTCGTCATGCTCGTTTCGGGCGGCGCAGGGCTGCTTTTGTTCGGGGCGTTCGGCCTGTGA
- a CDS encoding chromate transporter, with amino-acid sequence MEQKKVSLLWLFGINLFISAFTFGGGYVVVPMIRKYYVQKKGLFDEKELMDLAACAQSSPGAIAVNLAAVTGYRVAGKKGVLIGCVGAVIPPLIILTAISFFYAAFSENQIVRAVLRGMEAGVCALVVDVVLDMGRAVFREKNRLLNILLPASFVLVFFLQVNVVFVIVGSAAVSLAAGLVSRRRKRDGAAV; translated from the coding sequence ATGGAACAAAAGAAAGTATCTCTTTTATGGCTGTTTGGAATCAATTTATTTATCAGCGCCTTCACCTTCGGGGGCGGCTATGTCGTCGTCCCTATGATCCGTAAATATTATGTACAGAAAAAAGGCCTGTTCGACGAAAAGGAATTGATGGATCTCGCAGCGTGCGCACAATCCTCCCCCGGGGCCATCGCGGTCAACCTCGCGGCGGTCACGGGTTACCGCGTGGCGGGCAAAAAGGGCGTCCTGATCGGCTGTGTCGGCGCGGTCATCCCTCCGCTTATCATCCTGACGGCGATCTCGTTTTTTTATGCCGCGTTCAGTGAAAACCAGATCGTCCGCGCGGTCCTCAGGGGCATGGAAGCGGGGGTGTGTGCGCTGGTTGTGGATGTGGTGCTTGACATGGGGCGCGCGGTCTTCCGGGAGAAGAACCGCCTGCTGAACATTCTGCTGCCCGCATCGTTTGTACTCGTGTTTTTCCTGCAGGTCAACGTAGTGTTCGTGATCGTGGGAAGCGCGGCGGTATCCCTTGCCGCGGGCCTTGTCTCAAGAAGGAGGAAACGCGATGGAGCTGCTGTTTAA